In the Flavobacterium sp. J372 genome, one interval contains:
- a CDS encoding S24 family peptidase yields the protein MVSTRLGEYIEAKGISYYAFENSLGASRGSISKAVKDGKSIGSNMLEKIMNLYQDINPSWLLTGDGEMFKEGHEAIRTFKLKTDTTVESQKIPLYDLEAVAGLVPIFSNANQQPVDHISIPHLPKCDGAVYVTGDSMYPILKSGDIVLYKEVNDIATQIFWGEMYLLSVDMGGDEYVTVKYVHRSDENGSIKLVSENKRHQDKDVPMDSVRAMALVKASVRMNAMI from the coding sequence ATGGTATCAACACGTTTAGGCGAATACATAGAAGCCAAGGGCATAAGCTATTATGCATTTGAAAACAGCCTCGGGGCCAGCCGGGGCAGTATATCTAAAGCGGTGAAAGACGGCAAAAGCATCGGCTCAAACATGCTGGAGAAGATTATGAACCTGTATCAGGACATTAATCCGTCATGGCTGCTTACCGGTGACGGAGAGATGTTTAAGGAAGGGCATGAAGCAATAAGGACCTTCAAGCTTAAAACGGATACTACGGTAGAATCACAAAAAATTCCTTTATATGACCTTGAAGCTGTAGCAGGCCTTGTACCTATTTTCAGCAATGCCAACCAGCAGCCGGTTGATCATATATCAATACCGCACCTGCCTAAATGCGATGGTGCAGTTTATGTAACGGGTGACAGTATGTACCCGATATTGAAGAGTGGTGACATTGTCCTATACAAAGAAGTAAATGATATTGCCACGCAAATATTCTGGGGTGAAATGTACCTGCTAAGCGTTGATATGGGTGGTGATGAATACGTAACTGTAAAATATGTGCACCGCAGCGATGAAAACGGCAGTATAAAGCTGGTAAGCGAAAATAAACGCCACCAGGATAAAGATGTGCCGATGGATTCTGTACGGGCTATGGCATTGGTAAAAGCCAGTGTACGCATGAATGCCATGATATAA
- the rnpA gene encoding ribonuclease P protein component, whose protein sequence is MENSRKTYPKNEKLKSRATISELFHSSKSVTKYPLRLVYAPAENNAGVALQMGVSVSKKYFKKAHDRNYFKRVLRETYRLNQHILKNSIDKPYAFMFFYQTKDRLSFEEINAKTIQLFEKFAMRENA, encoded by the coding sequence ATGGAAAATTCGCGTAAAACATACCCAAAAAATGAAAAGCTCAAAAGCAGGGCAACCATAAGCGAACTTTTTCACTCAAGTAAATCGGTTACTAAGTACCCATTGCGTCTTGTTTACGCCCCGGCAGAAAATAATGCCGGTGTAGCGTTGCAAATGGGCGTATCTGTATCAAAAAAATATTTCAAAAAAGCGCACGACCGTAACTACTTTAAACGCGTACTGCGCGAAACTTACCGGCTTAACCAGCATATCCTTAAAAACAGCATTGACAAGCCTTATGCTTTTATGTTTTTTTACCAGACAAAAGACCGGCTGAGTTTTGAAGAAATAAATGCCAAAACCATTCAGCTTTTTGAAAAGTTTGCCATGCGTGAAAATGCTTAA
- a CDS encoding DUF4349 domain-containing protein codes for MKNTIATLVLLAGLASCKEGVKSEEFDAADATVTEAVPEAKAFMAPDADKNVQPGNAIAAAYPSQKIIRNADLRFETGDMDATTKTIQDAVKKYGAQLQHDTEGKDDYSINRTLTVRIPAQKFDAFINDISKGVAYFERKEISSQDVTEQYVDTEARIKAKKVLEARYLELISKAKKVSEILEIERELSSIREEIEAKEGQLRYMQNRVALSTINIEFFKRTEAGASTTVSYGDKIGNALKSGFNLLSSLFLGVLYIWPLILIFVIAFILFRKKFRKKIQR; via the coding sequence ATGAAAAACACGATAGCAACACTTGTGCTGCTTGCCGGCCTGGCCTCCTGTAAAGAAGGTGTGAAAAGTGAAGAATTTGACGCTGCCGATGCAACAGTTACGGAAGCTGTACCCGAGGCTAAAGCCTTCATGGCTCCTGATGCTGATAAAAATGTGCAGCCAGGTAACGCAATTGCCGCCGCTTATCCTTCGCAGAAGATTATCCGCAATGCCGACCTGCGTTTTGAAACAGGCGATATGGATGCCACGACTAAAACAATACAGGATGCAGTAAAAAAATACGGCGCGCAGTTGCAGCACGATACAGAAGGCAAAGATGATTACTCTATAAACCGCACACTTACCGTACGCATACCTGCACAAAAGTTTGATGCATTTATTAATGATATAAGCAAAGGAGTAGCTTATTTTGAGCGGAAGGAAATATCTTCTCAGGATGTTACCGAGCAGTATGTTGACACCGAAGCTCGCATTAAAGCAAAGAAAGTATTGGAAGCACGCTACCTTGAACTGATAAGCAAGGCAAAGAAGGTATCTGAAATACTGGAAATTGAGCGGGAACTCTCGTCTATCCGGGAAGAAATTGAGGCAAAAGAAGGGCAGCTGCGCTACATGCAGAACCGGGTAGCGCTAAGCACTATTAACATTGAGTTCTTTAAAAGGACGGAAGCCGGCGCAAGCACAACTGTATCTTACGGTGATAAAATAGGCAACGCGCTGAAGTCAGGCTTCAATTTACTGTCAAGTTTATTCCTTGGAGTGCTGTACATCTGGCCATTAATACTTATTTTCGTGATAGCGTTTATACTATTTCGTAAAAAATTCAGAAAAAAGATACAAAGATGA
- a CDS encoding KUP/HAK/KT family potassium transporter → MTIVGNHKNLNKVTLGGLLVTLGIIYGDIGTSPLYVMKAIMGEQPIEEDIVLGALSCIFWTLTLQTTIKYVFLTLQADNKGEGGIFSLYTLVKRLKRKGLIVPAIIGGSALLADGIITPPISVSSAIEGLKIYNPEIDTVPIVIGILFALFVIQRFGSSLVGKFFGPMMLIWFGMLGILGLIPLAGNLSVLKAFNPYYAIHLLSIHHEGFYVLGFVFLCTTGAEALYSDMGHCGRSNIRVSWGFVKAMLVLNYFGQGVYLIEHSGKTLTELSGNPDMPGNPFYLLMPDWFLPFGIAVATSAAVIASQALISGSFTLISEAMRLNFWPKVAVKFPTELKGQIYIPSINWLLFLGCVFIVLHFRESGNMEAAYGLAIVLCMIMTTSLLGYYMIMKRYNRFLIIGIILVYFTIEFSFLIANVSKFSHGGYVSLIIAGLLATIMTVWFMAKKIRTEYTEFTKIDNYKTVLSELSNDLSIPKYATHLVYMTNAQLGDEIESKIIYSILQKRPKRADIYWFVHVNVVDEPYQMQYKVREIMKEDVIRVDFYLGFRVAPRINLMFKKVVQDMVKRGEVDITSRYESLNRNNVIGDFKFVLIEKFLSYDNDLPWYERIILDIYSVLKSVSLTEGRAFGLDSSSVKVEKFPIVVHPPDDIALCRLDDTKDTPNEKDIM, encoded by the coding sequence ATTACCATCGTGGGCAATCACAAAAATTTAAATAAAGTAACCCTTGGCGGCTTGCTGGTTACTTTAGGTATCATTTATGGCGATATCGGTACATCACCACTTTATGTAATGAAAGCCATAATGGGTGAGCAGCCCATTGAAGAAGATATAGTTTTAGGTGCGTTATCTTGTATTTTCTGGACCCTTACGCTCCAAACAACCATAAAATATGTGTTTCTTACATTACAGGCTGATAATAAAGGTGAAGGCGGCATTTTTTCACTATATACTCTTGTAAAAAGACTTAAGCGCAAGGGTTTGATTGTGCCAGCAATTATTGGCGGAAGTGCATTGCTTGCAGATGGTATAATCACCCCGCCGATTTCGGTTTCTTCAGCTATAGAGGGTTTAAAGATTTATAATCCTGAAATAGATACTGTACCTATAGTCATTGGGATACTTTTTGCACTATTTGTTATACAGCGCTTTGGGTCTTCGCTTGTAGGTAAGTTCTTCGGGCCAATGATGCTTATATGGTTTGGTATGCTTGGTATACTTGGGCTTATCCCGCTGGCAGGCAATCTTTCAGTACTTAAGGCTTTCAATCCTTACTATGCCATTCACTTGCTAAGCATACATCACGAAGGTTTTTACGTGCTGGGCTTTGTGTTCCTGTGTACTACCGGTGCCGAAGCGCTATATAGTGATATGGGCCACTGCGGGCGCAGCAACATCCGTGTAAGCTGGGGCTTTGTTAAAGCAATGCTTGTACTTAACTATTTCGGGCAGGGTGTGTATCTTATTGAACATTCCGGCAAGACACTTACAGAACTTAGCGGCAACCCCGATATGCCGGGCAACCCTTTTTACCTGTTAATGCCTGACTGGTTCCTGCCGTTTGGTATAGCAGTTGCTACATCTGCAGCGGTTATTGCATCACAGGCTCTCATAAGCGGTTCATTTACATTAATAAGTGAGGCTATGCGCCTTAACTTCTGGCCAAAGGTTGCAGTGAAATTCCCTACCGAACTAAAAGGACAGATTTATATCCCTTCAATTAACTGGTTGTTGTTCTTAGGGTGTGTTTTCATTGTACTTCATTTCAGGGAGTCAGGTAATATGGAAGCTGCTTACGGTCTTGCCATAGTACTGTGCATGATAATGACAACATCTTTATTAGGATATTACATGATCATGAAACGGTACAATCGTTTCCTCATCATCGGCATCATCCTGGTTTATTTTACAATAGAATTTTCATTCCTTATTGCCAATGTCAGCAAATTTTCCCACGGCGGTTATGTTTCTCTAATCATTGCGGGCTTACTTGCAACTATAATGACCGTATGGTTTATGGCTAAGAAAATCCGTACGGAGTATACTGAATTCACCAAGATCGACAACTATAAAACGGTACTTTCAGAGCTTAGCAATGACCTTTCAATCCCTAAATATGCCACACACCTGGTTTATATGACCAATGCGCAGCTGGGTGATGAGATTGAGTCAAAAATCATATACTCAATCCTTCAGAAAAGGCCAAAACGTGCCGATATCTATTGGTTTGTACACGTAAATGTAGTTGACGAGCCGTACCAGATGCAGTACAAAGTGCGCGAAATTATGAAGGAAGACGTTATACGCGTAGATTTCTACCTCGGTTTCCGGGTGGCGCCGCGCATCAATCTTATGTTTAAGAAAGTGGTGCAGGATATGGTAAAACGCGGAGAGGTTGACATTACCAGCCGTTATGAATCGCTTAACCGGAACAACGTAATCGGCGACTTTAAGTTTGTACTGATAGAAAAATTCCTGAGCTATGACAATGACCTGCCGTGGTATGAAAGGATAATTCTTGATATTTACAGCGTATTAAAATCGGTAAGCCTTACCGAAGGCCGCGCCTTCGGGCTTGACAGCTCATCCGTAAAAGTTGAGAAATTCCCGATTGTGGTACACCCGCCTGATGACATTGCGCTGTGCCGCCTTGATGATACTAAAGACACCCCAAATGAGAAAGATATTATGTAG
- a CDS encoding OmpA family protein produces the protein MRKILCSLFFLLSFFAFAQEEVVHSVYFETAKYNLDEAKAVDAYNFIKNIDTTRIESIQIFGYTDDRGKDDYNYKLSSNRANTVRDMLIAKGIKNKIIVTIEGRGRILIEDDIDNVSEVRSKNRRVDVVANFRPLPAAKLNIPGLYTEIRKDLQVGDRIFLENVYFERGSSQLEAKSKKVLEGVVKQLQKYKNLEFEIQGHICCTPTYQKEAIDKETKKRELSINRAKSVYKFFRLKRIDPKRMSTKGYGNTRSLKMGPEYDRRVELVITKK, from the coding sequence ATGAGAAAGATATTATGTAGCCTTTTCTTTCTGCTTTCATTTTTTGCATTTGCGCAGGAAGAGGTTGTGCACTCGGTTTATTTTGAAACAGCAAAGTATAACCTTGACGAGGCCAAGGCTGTTGATGCATATAACTTCATAAAGAATATTGATACTACGCGAATTGAAAGCATTCAGATATTCGGGTATACAGATGACCGCGGTAAGGATGATTATAACTACAAGTTATCTTCAAACCGGGCCAATACTGTGCGCGATATGCTCATAGCTAAAGGAATAAAAAACAAGATTATAGTAACAATTGAGGGGCGTGGGCGTATATTAATTGAAGATGATATTGATAATGTAAGCGAAGTACGCTCTAAAAACCGCAGGGTAGACGTAGTAGCAAACTTTCGCCCACTGCCTGCGGCAAAATTGAACATACCGGGCCTTTATACCGAGATACGTAAAGACCTGCAAGTGGGCGACCGTATTTTTCTTGAGAATGTTTATTTTGAGCGTGGCAGCAGCCAGCTTGAGGCAAAATCAAAGAAAGTGCTTGAAGGTGTTGTAAAGCAATTGCAGAAATACAAAAACCTTGAATTTGAAATACAGGGGCATATATGCTGCACACCAACTTACCAAAAGGAGGCTATTGATAAAGAAACAAAGAAGCGCGAACTTTCCATCAACCGGGCAAAATCAGTATATAAATTCTTCAGGCTGAAGCGAATTGACCCCAAGCGCATGTCAACCAAAGGTTACGGCAACACACGCTCCCTTAAAATGGGCCCGGAGTATGACCGCCGGGTTGAGCTGGTAATCACAAAAAAATAA
- a CDS encoding GNAT family N-acetyltransferase: MTPQFKIKRFAELSAAELYKVLQLRSEVFVVEQNCVYQDIDGKDAKAIHVFAEQDGEVAAYCRLFGQGDYFENASIGRVVIGQKYRDRKWGHAMMQAAITAIEDIWKTPAITISAQLYLKKFYETHGFVQDGEQYLEDGIPHIRMHRK, encoded by the coding sequence ATGACGCCACAATTCAAAATAAAGCGATTTGCCGAACTTTCTGCAGCTGAACTATACAAAGTGCTGCAACTGCGTAGTGAAGTGTTTGTAGTGGAGCAAAATTGCGTTTACCAGGATATTGACGGTAAAGATGCAAAAGCAATTCATGTTTTTGCCGAACAAGATGGTGAAGTCGCTGCGTACTGCCGCCTTTTTGGGCAGGGCGATTATTTTGAAAATGCTTCAATAGGGCGGGTTGTAATAGGGCAAAAGTACCGCGACCGTAAATGGGGCCATGCCATGATGCAGGCTGCCATTACAGCCATTGAAGATATCTGGAAAACACCCGCCATTACCATATCGGCACAGCTGTACCTTAAAAAGTTTTATGAAACCCACGGCTTTGTGCAGGATGGCGAACAATACCTTGAAGACGGCATACCGCACATAAGGATGCACAGGAAGTAA
- a CDS encoding DUF4837 family protein, which yields MPFREKYKNRLRQILLPVFALAFFACSPDKKELQSSTGSINEITIIISDVLWNGEVGDALRRKFASPVDGLTQEEPLFTLSQYYDRSAPKRSTARNIIVVEQGGAPAYSFVNNRNCKPQNLFTITGKTIDDLLEKIDMHGDEIIMKVRDTEFAQLRKVNKAAGLKSDAEFRKNFGIGLEIPKTYSFAIKNESFFWLKRDIPSGNASLLVYKVPFETIEKDKVIISNIIKMRDSIGNMYIHGQEPGTHMVTEEAYAPYVFMTSLNDRRAFESRGNWEMENDFMSGPFLNYAIRDDKNQCYLVVEGFIYSPSSPKRDLLAELESIIRSIKFL from the coding sequence ATGCCCTTCAGGGAAAAATATAAAAACAGGCTAAGGCAGATACTATTACCCGTATTTGCCTTAGCTTTTTTTGCCTGTTCGCCAGATAAAAAAGAGCTGCAGTCTTCAACAGGCAGCATTAATGAAATCACCATAATCATTAGCGATGTTTTATGGAATGGCGAGGTAGGCGATGCGCTGCGGCGAAAGTTTGCCTCACCTGTTGACGGGCTTACCCAGGAAGAACCGCTGTTTACACTGAGCCAGTACTATGACCGCTCGGCGCCTAAACGCAGCACGGCCAGGAATATTATTGTAGTAGAGCAGGGTGGCGCCCCGGCATATTCTTTTGTAAACAACCGCAACTGTAAGCCCCAAAACCTTTTTACCATTACAGGCAAGACTATTGACGATTTGCTGGAAAAGATTGATATGCACGGAGACGAGATTATCATGAAGGTGCGTGATACTGAGTTTGCCCAGCTCAGGAAAGTTAACAAGGCAGCAGGGCTTAAAAGTGATGCAGAGTTTCGCAAAAACTTCGGCATCGGGCTTGAAATACCGAAAACCTACAGCTTCGCCATAAAAAATGAGTCATTTTTCTGGCTTAAGCGCGATATACCCAGCGGCAATGCCAGCTTACTTGTATATAAAGTTCCGTTTGAAACCATAGAGAAAGACAAGGTGATCATCAGCAATATCATTAAAATGCGCGACAGCATCGGCAACATGTATATACACGGGCAGGAACCCGGCACACACATGGTGACTGAAGAGGCTTATGCGCCATATGTGTTTATGACCAGCCTTAATGACCGCAGGGCTTTTGAATCACGCGGCAATTGGGAAATGGAAAATGACTTTATGAGCGGCCCTTTCCTGAATTATGCCATACGCGATGACAAAAACCAGTGTTACCTCGTGGTTGAAGGTTTCATATACAGCCCTTCTTCACCAAAACGTGACTTGCTTGCAGAACTCGAGTCGATAATCCGCTCTATAAAATTTCTATGA